A part of Streptomyces sp. NBC_01210 genomic DNA contains:
- a CDS encoding DUF3618 domain-containing protein, whose protein sequence is MTDKSRNNGSTPTPEALREQAQGTREELGRTVEALAAKADIKAQAQQKAARVKSQVQDKTAHALHVAQDKTPEAVRDKAAYAKQQLAETAHAFGEKIQDNTPDPVADKVARTAQVARGNRNLLIAGAAALAVVVLVRRRRKS, encoded by the coding sequence ATGACGGACAAGTCCCGGAACAACGGCTCCACACCCACCCCTGAAGCACTGCGCGAGCAGGCGCAGGGAACCCGCGAGGAACTCGGTCGGACAGTCGAGGCGCTGGCCGCCAAGGCCGACATCAAGGCCCAGGCACAGCAGAAGGCGGCGAGGGTCAAGAGCCAGGTGCAGGACAAGACAGCCCACGCCCTCCACGTTGCGCAGGACAAGACTCCGGAGGCGGTACGCGACAAGGCCGCGTACGCCAAGCAGCAACTGGCCGAGACTGCCCACGCCTTCGGAGAGAAGATCCAGGACAACACCCCGGATCCGGTTGCCGACAAGGTCGCCCGGACGGCGCAGGTCGCGCGCGGCAACCGCAATCTGCTCATCGCCGGTGCAGCCGCCCTGGCCGTCGTCGTCCTCGTCCGCCGCAGGAGGAAGAGCTGA